The Clarias gariepinus isolate MV-2021 ecotype Netherlands chromosome 7, CGAR_prim_01v2, whole genome shotgun sequence genome includes a window with the following:
- the larp6a gene encoding la-related protein 6a, translated as MQALVNAFLRFLSFLLPPSWLQLAFRWWVGGDECGGSPWPNRGAPFSRRKPLIAHEEVTARGDSRPPGRVSPAAAAPTPSAAAPPPSPPADGPGFPWRRIREAAELVFSERGCREARSSPSPCDRPGGGGGAAAEDTEAAPCRARWSATVMSAATELSNPVEVVGSTAIAASGFQEQRLREMGTPVTITVAIQAAEDEEPDEEETINSEDEIVRHDKSSGAGTSGGELEEESWQPPDPELTQKLIAQIEYYLSDENLEHDAFLLKHVRRNKLGFVSVKLLTSFKKVKHLTRDWRTTAYALRHSNLLELNEEGRKVRRRTSVPVFASESLPSRMLLLSELQRWPELGVALAGEGGAGDGSPGANPAQQERLMELLLKAFGTYGPIASVRVLKPGKDLPPDLKKLSGRYLQLGTEECAIVEFEEVEAAVKAHEAYAGQQGDGKGSMGLKVVLIGTKPPKKKVLKERQREENGNGGGGIRKSRSLNSRVRELQYHGDDSACSSSETESNPTSPRLGRKSRSCNKLSPGGFLSPAVSPRSSPWNSPRASPCSQRKAAPNARSPLASEGRLSPEAGRRWADYSSDSSLTPSGSPWVQRRKQVASQESSPVGSPMLGRKIQNADGLPPGVVRLPRGPDGTRGFHAVLVAERGKTAATQT; from the exons ATGCAAGCTCTAGTGAACGCCTTCTTGCGCTTTCTCTCCTTCCTGCTTCCTCCCTCTTGGCTCCAGCTTGCGTTTCGCTGGTGGGTTGGGGGAGACGAGTGCGGAGGCTCTCCGTGGCCCAATCGCGGTGCGCCTTTCTCGCGCAGAAAGCCTCTTATTGCGCACGAGGAAGTGACAGCGCGAGGCGACTCCCGTCCTCCCGGTCGCGTCTCGCCCGCCGCCGCTGCTCCTACGCCCTCCGCCGCCGCTCCACCTCCATCTCCTCCCGCGGACGGACCGGGGTTTCCGTGGCGCCGAATCCGGGAAGCCGCGGAGCTCGTCTTTTCGGAGCGCGGGTGCCGAGAAGCGAGAAGCTCGCCGTCGCCGTGCGATCGAcccggaggaggaggaggagccgCCGCCGAGGACACCGAAGCAGCACCGTGTAGAGCGCGCTGGTCCGCCACGGTCATGAGCGCGGCTACGGAGCTGTCGAACCCGGTGGAGGTCGTGGGCTCCACCGCTATTGCCGCCTCCGGCTTCCAGGAACAACGTCTGCGCGAGATGGGGACTCCGGTAACCATCACTGTGGCCATCCAGGCGGCGGAGGACGAGGAGCCCGACGAAGAGGAAACGATTAACAGCGAAGACGAAATAGTGAGGCACGATAAATCAAG TGGTGCTGGCACTAGTGGCGGAGAGCTCGAGGAGGAGAGCTGGCAGCCCCCGGACCCTGAACTGACCCAGAAGCTCATAGCTCAGATAGAGTACTACCTGTCCGATGAAAACCTGGAACACGACGCTTTCTTGCTCAAGCACGTCCGGCGCAATAAACTCGGCTTCGTCAGCGTCAAGCTGCTTACGTCTTTCAAGAAG GTAAAGCACTTGACAAGAGACTGGAGGACGACAGCATATGCACTGCGCCATTCCAACCTGTTGGAGCTGAACGAAGAAGGTCGGAAAGTTCGCCGCAGGACGAGCGTACCGGTTTTTGCCAGCGAGTCTCTGCCGAGCCGCATGCTGCTCCTGAGTGAGTTGCAGCGCTGGCCCGAGCTAGGTGTggctttggcaggtgagggtgGGGCTGGAGATGGGAGCCCTGGGGCAAACCCTGCCCAGCAGGAGCGGCTCATGGAACTCCTGCTCAAGGCCTTTGGTACTTATGGTCCGATCGCCTCAGTCCGTGTGCTGAAGCCTGGCAAAGACCTGCCACCTGATCTAAAGAAGCTGAGCGGGCGCTACTTGCAACTGGGCACTGAGGAGTGCGCCATTGTTGAGTTTGAAGAGGTGGAGGCGGCTGTAAAGGCGCATGAAGCATATGCAGGCCAGCAGGGAGACGGGAAGGGCTCAATGGGGCTGAAGGTGGTGCTGATTGGCACCAAACCACCTAAAAAGAAGGTACTCAAGGAGAGGCAGCGGGAGGAGAATGGAAATGGGGGAGGAGGAATACGCAAGAGCCGATCGCTGAACAGCCGTGTACGTGAGCTTCAGTATCACGGAGATGACTCCGCTTGCAGCTCCTCTGAAACAGAAAGCAACCCAACCTCACCTCGACTCGGTCGCAAGTCACGTTCGTGCAACAAGCTGAGCCCTGGGGGCTTCTTAAGCCCGGCCGTGTCTCCACGCTCCAGCCCATGGAACAGCCCACGAGCCAGCCCTTGTTCTCAACGCAAAGCTGCTCCTAATGCCCGCTCACCCCTGGCCAGTGAGGGCAGGTTGAGCCCTGAGGCTGGGCGCCGCTGGGCTGATTATTCCTCGGACAGCAGCTTGACTCCTTCAGGAAGCCCATGGGTACAGCGCAGGAAGCAGGTTGCCAGTCAGGAGAGCAGCCCAGTGGGAAGCCCCATGCTGGGAAGAAAGATCCAGAATGCAGACGGCCTCCCCCCTGGTGTTGTGCGTCTGCCCAGGGGTCCGGACGGCACACGTGGGTTTCACGCGGTCTTGGTGGCAGAACGGGGCAAAACCGCAGCCACTCAAACCTGA